Proteins encoded by one window of Manihot esculenta cultivar AM560-2 chromosome 10, M.esculenta_v8, whole genome shotgun sequence:
- the LOC110607312 gene encoding uncharacterized protein LOC110607312, with the protein MIFSSRDAVAAAAKEYHLRHHHQFCYHETREKTYSIKCKDKDSGCAWRLRASKKEGEDVWKITRYSGPHTCTNPQVTKNHSQLDENFICSFIFALIEQQPDIKIAALQGEVRDKYGYEPSYQKTWKAKQKAIARFYGGWDESYSRLRRFMTALHHFNPETIYMIEDNPHWINERLNPMCRVFDRMFWAFKQSIEGFKHCRPVISIDGTFLYGKYTGCILCATALDGNNQLFPLAFAIVDKEDGDNWSWFMDCLRIFVTNREDLCVISDRHAGILKAMQKDWWQPPAGHHRYCIRHFLSNYNKTFKNAAIKEVLRKAANENQKRKFYEAMNNIREVHPESYDWAMKTNLEKWTRSHDGGQRYGVMTTNMAESLNGMMKGFRVLPITAMVEKIFLQCVHYCDTRRTTFLEQQSKGYVFTQSCSETLRANAIKANGHRVRRFNSQTMVCEIITANGRQKQVVKLMDQTCTCGKFQEMRIPCSHAIAACMSHSIDYEQFISEYYKLDRTIQCYAYTFHPLGHPDYWPPTDGLPHVPDISRIRKKGRPRSPRIRNEMDWRSNKINETSRVHCSICGRVGHNKKTCMGGAPSR; encoded by the exons AGTGGCTGCGGCTGCAAAAGAATATCATCTGAGACATCATCATCAATTTTGTTATCATGAAACAAGAGAGAAGACTTATTCTATAAAGTGTAAAGACAAAGACAGTGGGTGTGCATGGAGGCTTCGAGCATCCAAGAAAGAAGGAGAGGATGTATGGAAGATTACGAGATACAGTGGACCACACACATGTACGAATCCTCAGGTGACAAAAAACCATAGCCAATtggatgaaaattttatttgttcatTTATCTTTGCATTAATTGAACAGCAGCCCGATATAAAAATTGCTGCCCTACAAGGTGAAGTGCGGGATAAATATGGATACGAGCCGTCTTATCAGAAAACATGGAAAGCTAAGCAGAAGGCAATTGCAAGGTTTTATGGGGGTTGGGATGAATCATACAGTCGTTTGCGTAGATTCATGACTGCTCTTCATCACTTTAACCCAGAAACAATATACATGATTGAAGATAATCCACATTGGATAAATGAACGATTAAATCCAATGTGTCGTGTATTTGACCGTATGTTTTGGGCTTTTAAGCAATCGATTGAGGGATTTAAACATTGCCGACCTGTTATCTCAATCGATGGGACATTCTTATACGGAAAATACACCGGGTGTATACTGTGTGCAACCGCACTTGATGGAAATAATCAACTATTTCCATTAGCTTTTGCCATTGTGGATAAGGAGGACGGGGACAATTGGTCATGGTTTATGGATTGCTTAAGGATCTTTGTAACCAACCGAGAAGATTTGTGTGTAATTTCAGATCGACATGCTGGAATTTTGAAGGCGATGCAGAAAGATTGGTGGCAACCTCCAGCTGGTCATCATCGTTATTGCATCAGGCATTTTTTGAGTAATTATAATAAGACATTCAAAAATGCAGCAATAAAGGAAGTGTTGCGCAAGGCAG CGAATGAAAAtcagaaaagaaagttttacgAAGCAATGAATAATATTCGGGAGGTGCACCCTGAATCATACGATTGGGCAATGAAGACAAATTTAGAGAAGTGGACAAGATCACACGATGGTGGACAGAGGTATGGCGTGATGACAACAAATATGGCTGAATCTCTGAATGGCATGATGAAAGGATTTAGAGTGTTGCCTATAACGGCAATGGTGGAAAAAATATTTCTCCAGTGTGTTCATTATTGTGATACGCGGAGGACAACTTTTTTGGAGCAACAAAGTAAGGGCTATGTTTTCACTCAATCTTGCAGTGAAACTCTGCGTGCTAATGCCATTAAAGCCAATGGACATAGAGTTAGACGGTTCAACAGTCAGACCATGGTTTGTGAAATAATTACAGCAAATGGTAGGCAAAAACAAGTGGTCAAACTCATGGATCAAACATGCACATGTGGCAAATTTCAGGAGATGAGGATACCATGTTCACATGCAATTGCAGCATGCATGTCCCATTCAATTGACTACGAACAGTTTATATCTGAGTATTATAAATTGGATCGTACCATACAATGTTACGCGTACACATTCCATCCTCTTGGACACCCTGACTATTGGCCTCCAACAGATGGACTTCCTCATGTGCCTGACATTTCTAGAATCAGAAAGAAGGGACGTCCGAGATCTCCTCGAATACGTAATGAGATGGACTGGAGGTCaaacaaaataaatgaaacatCCAGAGTCCATTGCTCAATATGTGGCAGGGTAGGGCACAATAAGAAAACATGTATGGGTGGGGCACCAAGTAGATAA